Within the Miscanthus floridulus cultivar M001 chromosome 2, ASM1932011v1, whole genome shotgun sequence genome, the region tggctcggcccacaagattaaagcgtgcacggcgctgcttgatgtgcaccgcaagctattgtatagtaacaaatatgatactttacttgtaaccctgcccttccagactatataaggagaggcaggggtctcttagcggacaagctacttggttgtccagatcaatacaatacaccaaagacacaggacatagggtattacgtcgattagacggcccgaacctgtctaaatcactgtctttgcgccttgtgtcaccatccggttcctgatcacgcgcacccccaccgataaatctaccatcgcgggatacccctcggtggactgccgacgatattctatcgacaaaagtgatgtaagtagacTCATCACGAAATGTAGTTTTACAAAAATATATATTGACTACattctataaatattttatagcaaaaagtagTGGTCAAAGTTATTTTTTATTGGACTATGTCGCTATTCAAAACGACTTTCTTTAAGGTCATGGAGGGAGCATGGCATTTAAGGCAAACTGATTAGTTTGTATTCCCTCCGTGGCTCTGACTCAGAATAAATAACTCAGTACCTGGGATGTGTTTGAATGCTGAAGCTAATCACCGAGTGTATGCAAAGGATAACTGCTAAATCTAAGAGATATTAGGAGGTATAACTGCCAAAATCTAAGATATTCTCTGGAAAACGAAAAGGAAAAGAGCTGAGGGCAACTGATACTCTCCTGGTAAAGGAAAGGAAATGGGGAGAGTTAAGGTAACTGATATTCTCCTGGTAAAGGAAAGGAAATGAGGAGAGTTATTTATTTTAGAAAGGAGGGAGTATGGTATTGTTCTGAAATGGTTGAGCTGATGGCTGAGGGCTGAGGGCCAGGAGTTCCATCAGAAAAATTGCAGATAATACAATGAAGGATAAAATATAGTACGGGTTGAAAAATCATCAATACAGGCATGGCTATAAAATTGAACAAGGCAGACGTACTCAGAACATGCAAAGTGCTAAAGAAAGCCATTGCAAGAAGGCAGTATGAATAATGTACGATTGTACCCACACAATTGCCAGAAGCAATACAAAATTTGAACTTATGTTACAGCCCATTTCACGTTCAGGCACACTTCCAGCCTAGGTATACATGAAATTGATGTGTATGTGTAATTTCCTATCAGCCCTACGAGAAGTAGATCAGAGCAAAATCTATTACCACTTCACATCCAGCGACAGCGGTTCTGGTGGCAAAATGAATGATAGAAACTTTGTGAAAGAAATATTTGAAGCAAGGCTGCCCCAAGTAGTGGTGTCCACTACTGGAAACTGCCTTCTAACCTTCTTCACCGAAATAGCCTTCAACCTATCATCATGTTCCACTCTGGCTATAATGTCAACTGGGACTCGCTGGACCATGGGTTTCGTTTTCCACTCTGGAACATCTTCCCAGATGGGATCCTCTTCAGTGATGTCCCTTTCAAACTCCAAACGGAATTTCACCAAAGGTATTGATGTCACTTTAGCTTCAATGAAGTGCATTGAGCTATTCTCGTGGTTTCTTTTGCTAAACCAAGTCTTCAAGATCTTCTCAAGCTTTATCAGTCTTGGGCTAATTGAGGAGAACAAAAACTCTGAGATCAACCGATTTGCTATGTTGACTTTACACTTGTCTGACAATAACTCTATAGTATCATGTGACCTTAAGAAAGTCTTCACATGGCCTCCAGATACACTTGTTTGCTGCACGACAATTACGACTGATCCTACAACACCCACTTGAAGTAATGGGGCACAGATTGAGTAGCTCAAAGGCCATATTTGGCTTAGGTCGTTGTTACTAGTCAACAAACTTCCATTTGATAAAAGACCTATACTGTGAGGGTGGGTTACGGAAACTTTCTGTGCACCAATGACCTTTAATGCAATGCCATCCGCAACAAATATCCTCTTAAGCCTTGTATATGTGGCATTCCCCTGCATAAGAATTAATAAGTGCAACATAAGATTCTGCAAACAATCGAGGAACAAATTACAATGTACATTTCCTAATGCTATGAATTGATGAAACATACGATCAATAAAACAGGATGGCCATATAAATCTACTAAGGACGATTTAGCCTACGATGATTGATGTAAATTCATTAAAATATACTAGCACAGAATATGAAGTAGTCACTAATTCATCAAAGAAACCATATGCAGCAAACCAAGAAACCATAAGCTTTTGTCAAATGCTCATCAAATGTCAATTGAAAAGTGAATTAGTAATACAGGTTCAAAAGTGACATTGGCAGCATAACTCTAAATCAAATATCCAAAATCTATCCAGctaaagggcgggcctggtgcaagcggtagagtcttactgcctgtgactggaaggtcccgggttcgagtcgcagtctcctcgcattgcacaggcgagggtaaggcttgccactgacacccttccccagaccccgcacagagcgggagctctctgcactgggtacgccctatcCAGCAAAGTTCTAACCAGTAAGCATCGACAGGGTTGCTGTGCTGCTATTGCAATGGTATTGCAAAGTGTATGGCTTTATGCATTAATAATAAAACAGGTAAACAAAGGGAAATAATAGAATAGCAAGATCGCTGCAGCAATACTTGCAAAACCTAAACCCCTCCAAAAAAAAACCAGACTTCACTCCATAACCAAAGCAAATCTCCATGTCCTGTTACCCTATTCATACCCTTCTCCATTGTACTCAGCAAAGCCAGCAATACCCACAGTATATGATAAGCCAGAAAAAGAACATTTGTTTTCTGTGTCACCGGTCATTCCAtcttgtctttttttttattGAGCTACATTTGCTTCCAACTTAAACAATCAGAAAGTTACATTCACTTCTATCTAAGAAAACCGCCATCTATCTAGATTTGCATCAGTAAAGCGGGGAGAAAAAGGGCAGAAGCATCCTAATTTGAATTTCTAtgaaaaatgccatctatctgtaTCCATCAATGACAAATTTCCATATAACATGCACCAATGATTACCTACTGAAATGAAACTTAAACGAACACAATATATTACACAATGCTTAACCTTCACCATCAACGGTCCATTACTTGATAACCCCAATTCAGACAAGTTAGAACATAACCTTGAATCAAGCTCAATTCTGATTGTACACAATTGCCTTACCAATACGCAACGGCAGCAAAAAATTGGGCAAAAACAATTGAAGTGTCAGTACAATTTGAACACACAAAACAAACTAAACCAGGGTCCTTACTGATTTGACattcaactactactactactactacaaacaaacaaacaaacaatatAAAGTCATCAGCAACACTAAATAACGGGGGGAAAATATATACGTGCAGATATATTTCTACAGTACTAGCTGCTGCTAAATCAACTTAGCTGTTGAACCCATCAAAACTTTGAACTAACACAACTTTTAAACCAACCTTTACTACAGTAGAAACTAGCATGCAAGCAACTGATCGGGATCGGATGCAAAATCGGGAACAGCGCCGGATCAAAGTCAACCCACTCACCGATGGTAGCTGGAGCTCGACGAGGCCACCGTCCTCGTTGCCAGCAAGTTTCAATTCCAGCGGCCCAACCAGCTCCACGTCCCTCACGCCGGTGTCGAACCCGAACGCTCCTTCAGCGGGGACGACGTCGACCCCGTCCGGCCCGTCCACCTCCTCGACGGCCGGCGCGGAGGGGCGTCTCCACTGCACGGCATCGTCGGAGaaccgcgccagcgccgccgacCCGCCCGCCTGCGCCCGGAACTCGTACCGCTGCACGGCGCCGACGCGGACGGCGTCGGCGTCGAGTGGCCAGACCCTGACCTCGGCGTCCGGGTCCCAGTCGTACTTCTCCGAGACGGCGTCGATGACCTCCTCGAGGAAGGTGGGCTCCGGGGCTGGGTCCTCCAGCTCCGCGTCGGCGGAGATGGAGGCGGAGCCgttggaggaagcggtgaggaaggcgagctcggcggcggcggacggCGAGGGGGCGGAGAGGAGCAGCaacgcgaggaggaggagggaaatTAGAGGGagggccgaggaggaggaggaggccatggGGGTCGGAGGATTGAGGAACGGTAGGTCTGGTGGCGGGTCCTCTTCCCCGACGAAGGGATCTCTTCACGGAGggggacgatgacgacgatggtGGCGGTGGTTGCGCTCGTGGCATATGGCTAAGAGGCTTTTACAAGTGTGGTATTAAAAATGTTTGTAATTATATATAGGCTATTAAAAAGTTGATCATACATATGCTATTGTTCTAAATTTCTTTACTCTCCAAATCATTTCGTCTATTTTTCTACTTAACGGTGTTAAACTGACTGGTGAAATGATCATTTTACCCACGGTAGGGTCCGTTTGTCAGCCACCCAAactattttttctctctttctcttgcACCTCCGTTCCGTACTCCCTGTGCTCCTGCTCGTCGTCGCGGCGCAGGCGGTGTGCTGCTGCTTCCCCTTCGCGGTGGTGGAGCTCATCGTGCTCGCGGCCGTGGGCGTGCCCGCCGCGCTGTGCcgccacgggctccgcgcccggGCAAGGTGCAGGCGTGCCTCCCGCACCGCCGCGGTCAAGAAGGAGATGGCGGGGATGGACAGGGTGAGCaaaggggagcagcagcagccgagggcggatgtaacaccctcggtgttatattataatgtttttgctaaaacactgcattagCCTCATGCTTGTTTGTACATGTGTGTGATTTGGAGTATAAGTCGATATACGGCATTTGAAACGTTCATCCGAAACGAgaaataaatgttaagtttcatgtcgctttatattgtttagtattctaaaCGGATTTTTATTGAATAAAAATGATGTAGATCCTGTATGTAAActttaataaaatttgtagtaCGTACTCAGTAGTCGACAATGAAATAGGTAGctcggaattggaattcgacgtgAAACCGTGCACGTTACCTATGTCGAACTATGCTAGACTGGCCGCGGTCACCACTGTTGCCTCGGTTGCCTGCCACCGCATGCATGTGCACTACGCACGAGTCCTATCAGCTCTGCACTCGTCACTTCGGCGTCACGTCGCGCTCTGGTTCCTTGTCCGACGCTGTTCACGGTGACGTAGGTCCGAGTTTCGTCGGCTTGCGTGTCGGCCGCGCGGACAGTCGCCGGGGCACGTCTCACTGTCTCCTGTCGTCATGTGCACGCGTACCTTGCGTTAATGACCGTGGATGTGCCAACGCCACTGTCTCCGCTGTCGCCATGACCGACGGGACCTCTTGTTTTCAATTCGCCATGATCGTAGCGCGTTAATGAAATTCGTCGCGTCCGCGGCTCCGCTAGACAGCCAGCTGCTCGATTGACATCACCTCGTCGATCGTAGCGTCTCACTGTGCTTCAATTTTGGATTCATCGCTCTGCTTGCTCCATAAGACCGAGGTGGCCTGCATAGACGACATGCCGCACAACCATAGCTTGCCATTTTTTAATCCACTGCACTGCTAGCTTCTCCTCCAGCTGCTCATCGCACTGCCCACTTCATTCAAAGCTCCACCGCCGTTTTGCGTCTTCTTCGTGGCCGGCGGAACCTCGCCCGAGCAGAGCGAGCAGCGATCGGCGGTGCGTTACTGTTTATCTtagcttgctgacgtcagcatgacgtcacccctacGTCACATGTGTTTGTGGCCGCTTTTCATGTAGGAAAATAAAGCCGTAATACGTTGAAATACGCCACTGGGGGCCGCTGTCGCTGGCTGAGCCGCGCTGCTCgcgcccgctgccgctgccgcgcgcCTGCTACTGGGCCTGCTCGCGCTGGCACCGCGCCCCCGTCGTGGGCCGGCCTGCCGCGGGCGCTTGGctgctgccgccgctgccgcgcccgcCTGCTCGCGCCTGCCCGCGTCGCGCGCGCGTCTGCCGTTGCTGGGCCGCGCCCGCTGCTGGACCGCGCTGCCGCGCTGGGCCTGCGCCGCGTCCGCGGCCGCCGAGTTGGGCCGCGCCCGCCTGCTGGGCTGCGTCGGACCGTGTGGGCCGTGAGTGAGGTTTTATTTTCTTATTTCCAGCGAATTTGCTACTGCTTATTCAATTCAGTTTCAAGCTAAACTtcaataattagtagtaaattgcatggttgtccaaaaatagtgaaaccaagtttgttaggttcacaaaaatgccatctacctgttagtacagttagtttaccattagctgttaggatggtaggctcataagattaacgtagaaagcttagcggtatatcgatctttaattgtAGGATTTGTTATGGTAAACCGACAATAGTTTTAGCTTCGAAATTGTTATGGTAGGGTCCTTAGACCTTTACATACTTGCTGTAAAATAGGTAGCCGTAGAGCGAGTCGCTTAATGgcatagttattatccttgctttagggTATGTATCGTAAACTAGCATTAGGAATTGGAATATCCGTAGTCACCGCAAGAATATATGAcgcgttcatacttgttagtagtgctGGTACGTAGCTTAGACTTTATTGGGTAAACCTCACTTAGTAATTTAATAagggtacttttgcattgagaattgttgttgccatagtgttaatcattgcatcgtcatttcatgtagatcacgaacaggtagacttcgtacccgtcggtgagccggagtacgacgaggtgatcgaggagtacgaggaggagctcttcgtgcaggagggagcccaggagcctattggtgctgactttgctgatccggcacctgcccaaggcaagccccggtgcataacccctatttttaaatgatcactgaatatatttatatgatatgcatttacgttacaggcattttatggaaactacatgcatagatatatccaccatgagtcctactagtgtaggtcgagtagctgctatgctcaggatgtcggtagcgtgagtaacctaacgttactcgcaaataggtgattacactatgatatcatgatgaaataatggaaaggaaaaatggtgaccggatagggatgtggatttggtactggtgggtgtgaggggttgtgtcctgcggccaacagggcatagcccggttacactttttccctgtctgtgttgattaaggaccggtcgttgcatatgactctaggcaagtcacagcactattgtcccgagcacatacttgggtatgggcgcagggaagacttgctgctcttttgtcgcggatccggctctttctggaccgactgatgggaagaggaggtggtggaggtccttgcaccgcactgagtccgggattcagaggcgggggcttggagtccaagtttggacagggacctggacacccaggacaggagagtggtgggttagtcctgcttgtgcctaggatacaagtggggcgtgtgtcttcggggcacccagctgggcacattgattcacgaatcgccgggttattcggtacggcttgtctacgatttagcaccgtagtaagaactggaagtggaaaaggagaagaaacagtatcgattgctcaactcttgcttgaaagtagcacatgtgcttatatagattgactagataaaaacttaatacggctgatgataataatgtatcaataaggactcactattagtactgcttttggctaaaagagaaccagcaaccataaagcctagcatattccttggagtcgggaaagtattcccactgattggataagtcttgcgagtacattgtgtactcaggatttatttacccctgttgcaggtgatgcttgaggagttccttgtgtggaggatctatctggtgggctcagacggaatcctcgttatcttatcgctagatgttatcttttaatattccgctgtttatcattccgcactctgtatttggtattgtaataatgtacttttaagaaactctaatgtatgagatggacttgtgttgtaactcattttcattattggatccttgggataaatgtggatctttcgggttctccctcagggtgtgcccaacggataccgctcgttgtagttgcttttggggtgcttagtgtctggtggaagacgagcgcctccgtaagtatgctatttcaggTGGTTTTGCCACAGCGGACCTCCCCCGCGCACACCGACACGAGcctcgacggcgacgacgagggccCCGGTGTGTAGGGAGGCGGCCTCGTTGAAAGCtcgagtttggttttggttaattgatgaaaccctaagtgctaacctagtttatcaaagtaattatgagataggtagcactcctccaagtgatgaagcaatggcgaagatcatgatgatgctgatggcatggttatgatcaaatgcttgaacttagaaaagaagaaagagaaaaacaaaatgcttaaggcaaaggtataaatagtaggagccattttattttgatgATCatgacacttagcgagtgtgatcacatttaggttagatagccgtactattaagaggggtgaaactcgtattgaaatacggttatcaaagtgccactagacgctctaactcattgcatatgtatttaggatctattggaatgctaacacccttaaaaatgtttgtgaaaatatgctaacacatgtgtataaggtgatacacttggtggttgacacatttgaacaaggattagaaacttcaccggtgccctagacagaaaaggcaggggttcacagagtgaccggatgctggtggtgtagtgaccggacgctaggtttaGAGTCCGATcggtagcagcagtgagcacgcatctcggtcttatgaccggacactggcataaagagtgactggatgctagcaggtgcgtctggtcaatgctgacgtgtggtgcacagtggagacattgagtgaccggacgctgggtgagtccggtcgagcatgatcggacgcgtccggtcgtgaaaatttgcgtttggaaccttactagaaatgactggacgctgaggtccagcatccggtcactttctaactgacgcgtccggtcatcaattGACCGTTGtaatcgggcgatcggcgtttgaagccgatgacacatggcgcacatcgcacgatcggacgctgaggtttagcgtccgatcaatctgaccaaagcgtccggtcggcccgtgttcagtgcagtgaggagcccaatggctctatttcgtggggcttatatttaagccccatggctggctcaagctcactctcttggccatttgcattgacatagcaaccttgtgagcttagccaaagccctcccacatatcttcatcattgtttcatcatcattgtgagattaggagagaatctaagtgcattgcttgagtgattgcatttagtggcacttggcatttgtgtttcactgcgggattcacttgttactcttggtggttgtcgccacctagatggcttggagcagcgatgatcattgagcggaggttggtgattgtctccggctccgatcgtggtaattgtgaggggtcttgtgccttccccggtagagagccgaaaggtaactctaatgaattgctcatgtcattgagttacctcacttgtgggtaggttcttgcagtgtctaattgtgtggatgaggttcgtgcaacacctcttagccatcgaaccatcgagtgttggttgacacaatggggactagcgtgccggcaagcacgtgaaccttgggagaaaaatcagttgtctcttACCCTTTGATATTCtttcggtgattgatttagtatttatcttgtgattggttcactcctctacacggcggtataattatcctactcatttatattcttgcaaactagttgtggcaagctgtTTAGTGTAATtaaaattgagagcttgctttgttattttaagttcatctagtggagcgctttagagtagcaagattgagagctcttagtgagttgtaactttgcaagttgtgtgcctagtaatcattgcaactagaattgttggataggtggcttgcaacccttgtagagctagagcaagtttgtatttcgctatttgtcatactaatcaaattgctctagttgatttgtagatttttaaataggctattcacctcctctcTAGCCAtgttaggacctttcactcatcTCCAACGGCGGTGGCGAGAGCCAGGAGGAGGCGCGTGTGGAGCTGTTGTAGGAGGAGGTGAGCTCCGATCGCCGTGAGCATGCACGGGCGAGCTCGGTCTCGGCTGGCCATCGTGAGCACGGGGGAGCTCCACCCCAGCCATCGCGGGCGCGTGCGGGCGAGCTCTGGCTCGGCCAGCCGCCGCGGGTGTGCGTGGGAGAGCTCCGGCCTGGCCAGCCACCGGCGTGGGCGAGCTCCGCCGAGGGCGCGCATGGAGAAGAGAGATGAGgttgagtttgagagagagaaagagaggatagGGATGAGAGGGGTATTATGGACTTTTTGACTGACCTAACCCACTTGTTAGGACTCCCAAGCGATGAAAAATGAATGGAATGCGGATGGAATGGCTTAGAGAGCAAAGAAATTTAGAACGGTGGCATATGTGTGCGGTCAACTTTTTAATGACCtatgtgtaattacaaacttttttaatggcacacatgtAAAAACCTCAATGGTTAAAGCCATATACGCAAGGCTGACATGTAAGCCTGGTGAGCGAGATTGATAAAATTCTCTTGGGTTGTCTTGCTAAAGCGACCTTGCACATTTGGGCCGAGGCGCTGTCTTTTGGTCGCTTGCTTTGCTCAAGTTGTCCAAAGTGGCTCGAAACGCAGTGGCGTCTAGAAGAAATCCTCACGGTCATGGCGGGGCCTCCTAGGCACGTTTAGCTTGTACGTACTGAGTATACGATAGCcaaactcttcttctttttttcaaacGTTTGTGTCAGTGTGAAAGTGATCAATAAATAAATGTTCGTAGTTTTgacatacgttgtgatcggatgtggctaaGCACTCAATAAtatagggtttatattggttcaggcaacgtatCCTACATCTAGttttagtcggtcggtgactttatttctaaacctaggtgctcgaagtttgtagtgggatTACAAACAAGTGAGAATGAGATGGGGCATATTAGAGGGCCAGTCAgactctggactgaagggccaagagtgacgggagctcctacgtgcgctaagtattggagcgtatgttctgtgtagctttagagttctagagccatggAGCTGTTCGAGTGCTTAGAATAtctaaagcttagcagagagagtcggaatgaccggtcccttttaggagagagcacatcccccttttataggtgaagagaacggccttacaagttaggagatagtgtgtgtgtgtgtgtgtgtgtgtgtgttttctagtcttgtt harbors:
- the LOC136537969 gene encoding protein TUNICAMYCIN INDUCED 1-like isoform X1 — its product is MASSSSSALPLISLLLLALLLLSAPSPSAAAELAFLTASSNGSASISADAELEDPAPEPTFLEEVIDAVSEKYDWDPDAEVRVWPLDADAVRVGAVQRYEFRAQAGGSAALARFSDDAVQWRRPSAPAVEEVDGPDGVDVVPAEGAFGFDTGVRDVELVGPLELKLAGNEDGGLVELQLPSGVPSAESSRSVRGLGKGVSGKPYPRLCNARRLRLEPGTFQSQAGNATYTRLKRIFVADGIALKVIGAQKVSVTHPHSIGLLSNGSLLTSNNDLSQIWPLSYSICAPLLQVGVVGSVVIVVQQTSVSGGHVKTFLRSHDTIELLSDKCKVNIANRLISEFLFSSISPRLIKLEKILKTWFSKRNHENSSMHFIEAKVTSIPLVKFRLEFERDITEEDPIWEDVPEWKTKPMVQRVPVDIIARVEHDDRLKAISVKKVRRQFPVVDTTTWGSLASNISFTKFLSFILPPEPLSLDVKW
- the LOC136537969 gene encoding protein TUNICAMYCIN INDUCED 1-like isoform X2 codes for the protein MASSSSSALPLISLLLLALLLLSAPSPSAAAELAFLTASSNGSASISADAELEDPAPEPTFLEEVIDAVSEKYDWDPDAEVRVWPLDADAVRVGAVQRYEFRAQAGGSAALARFSDDAVQWRRPSAPAVEEVDGPDGVDVVPAEGAFGFDTGVRDVELVGPLELKLAGNEDGGLVELQLPSGNATYTRLKRIFVADGIALKVIGAQKVSVTHPHSIGLLSNGSLLTSNNDLSQIWPLSYSICAPLLQVGVVGSVVIVVQQTSVSGGHVKTFLRSHDTIELLSDKCKVNIANRLISEFLFSSISPRLIKLEKILKTWFSKRNHENSSMHFIEAKVTSIPLVKFRLEFERDITEEDPIWEDVPEWKTKPMVQRVPVDIIARVEHDDRLKAISVKKVRRQFPVVDTTTWGSLASNISFTKFLSFILPPEPLSLDVKW